One genomic segment of Kiritimatiella glycovorans includes these proteins:
- a CDS encoding TM1266 family iron-only hydrogenase system putative regulator: MERRLGFIGIVLEDREHAAPAVNALLTEYGGLIVSRTGVPYHRRHCAVIALVVDATTDELGKLTGQLGRIDGVSVKSMLSKHAPTADREGCGEGLPS; encoded by the coding sequence ATGGAACGACGGCTGGGCTTTATCGGTATCGTACTGGAAGACCGCGAGCACGCGGCCCCGGCGGTCAATGCCCTGCTTACGGAATACGGCGGGCTGATCGTATCCCGCACAGGGGTGCCCTACCACCGCCGCCACTGCGCGGTCATCGCACTGGTGGTCGACGCCACGACCGACGAACTCGGCAAGCTCACCGGACAGCTCGGACGCATCGACGGCGTCTCCGTGAAGTCGATGCTCAGCAAACACGCGCCGACGGCCGATCGGGAAGGCTGCGGGGAGGGTCTGCCTTCATGA